From the genome of Cytophagales bacterium WSM2-2:
CAATACAGTAATTACAAGGAACCTGAAACTCAAATTGTATTTCATTGCTCATCTCCTGCAAACGAATTGAAATATCTTCTGAGCTGTCCTTTGCCTGGTGCTCTAGCGGCAAAGCTTCAGGCCAAACTGAAACGCGAACGTAAAGCAAGGTAAGCTGACCGGAAAGCACTTTGGCCAGATGTGCAGCATATTCCATTCCATTAATTGCTGCTTCTGAAAAATCCATAGGACACAGTATTTTCATAAAATGTCGTTGTTGAATTTCTGGGGAATCTATTTCTTAGCAGGTAGTTTTGTGAATAGCTTCACAATGGCTTCATCAATTTTGACTTCGGAAAGATCAGAGGCGGGATCATCAAGTATTTGAGAAGCATAACCACGCCAGATAAGGCAGTTGGAAATGTCCATGATATCAATGATTAGTGTGCCTTGATTATACTTGTAATAAGCTATTTCTGGGCGCATCCAGGATGCATCATGATGGAAAACAGGGTTTTCACGATAAGCAACCATATCGTCCACTACGATATGATAATGCAGCACAAGTTCCGCTTGCTGTGCAGACTCAAGGTAGCCCTTCTTCCTAAGCTCCTTGTTTACGGCTGATTTAATTCGTTTATCATTGAGTTCATTGTAATAGATGGGGTTTCGGTTGCTCTCAATATTTTTTATCTCACTCCACCGATAGTAAGTATAAGTTCTGATGTCGTAATCTTTGTCATGGTCAGTAAAAACACGAATGTCGGACGAACATGAAACGACAAGCATAGCAAACACAAAGAACCTCTTCATAGTTGATTTTTTTTACCCATAAAGGGAACCAATTGGGTCCGTTTATAAGATGAGAATGATCAGGATTTATTCTGATCGTTCTCATAGACTTTCCTTGTTATTCACTGTTGATTGCGGGCATGAAAACTGAAACACCTTATTTTTATCACGTAGATGTAAAATGGAGTAAGGAGCGTAAGGGAATAATGTGCTCCCCTGAACTGAAGACAAATCTTGGAGAAAACGGATGCATCGAGGTGGCCACTCCCCCGGAATTTGACAAAGGCATGCACGGTATATGGTCGCCAGAGCATTTGTTTACGGCCTCCGTATGCAGTTGCTTTATGACAACATTCCTGGCCATTGCAGAAAACTCCAGGCTTGATTTCTTGTCATTCAACTGCAGAGGTACTGGCAAACTTGACTCTCAAGAAGGAAAGTTGCAAATGACAGAAATAGCACTTCAACCCGAGGTCACACTTCAAGATGAGGAGAAACGAGAACTTGCATTACGCGTGCTTCAGAAGGCTGAAAAAAACTGTTTGATTACCACCTCGATAAAATCTAAAGTAGTTGTTGAGTCATTAGTTCACTGCATAGCGAACTCTAAATAGAAATTGTGGTTTGAATTAAACCTCATCTGACGCTTTGTTGGATCCTGCCCTTTCCAATCCTAAGGCATCTTAATCCCGGTTAAGCGCCCGATTAACCCGGTTCATCAGGAAAGCATTCGTTACCCGGCAAATAGGTTCTTACTTCAATGTATTAACACTCCAAATTTGCCAAATCGTTATGCATAAAAAATTACTTCTACTCCTATTCATAATTCAGGGCCCGGTCACCATTAGTCAGAAGAATTCAGCGTCCATGGATTTTGAAATAATTGATCTGTCCCAACGACAGTTGAAGGTTATGAACAGGTATAAGAATTCGACTATTCAGGAAAGAAACATCATTTTGATTGATTCAATCTATAAACCCTACCGACATCTGTGGGAAGGATACCTTGGTGACGAGAATGCTTTTACGCGGTGGTTAAATGAAACAGCGTTTCGTGAACTCACGGATTACAACGACAAGGCATTCGGAATTGATTTATTAAAACTGAATGAGCATCTCAAGAATACCGCGATGGCAATGGATAAACTGACGGGGCACCGTCCGAAAGGGCGATGGTATATTTTTTACGGGCCAAAATGGACAAATCTGGGAGGCTTTCCAGACGGATCTATGTTGATTGACCTGGCCAACAAACTAAATAATAAGTTTGAAAATATTGTCAGGGCTTTTCCACACGAACTTAACCATCAAATCTTCTCCACTGCCCCGAGATCGAAAAATCAGGTCTTAAGTCGAGTGCTAGACGAAGGATTTGCCTGTTATGTCAGTCATATTTATTACAACTCAAAATATACAATACTAAGTGAACTTGGCTATACTGCAGAAGAGTACAATTCGTGCGTAAAATACGACAACGATATTTTCAATCTTTTTATGGAACACTATGCTTCCCCCACTGACAAGACAGCATCAGACTTTGCTAACCGAAGCTATCGGTTCAATGACAAGTACCCTGCCGCACTCGGTTACTACATCGGGTTTAAGATTGTGGAGAACTATGTTCACGCAAATGGTAAAGAGTCGTGGAAAGATATTTATGAGCTCACACCCGAAATTGTACTAAAAAGTAGCAAGTAATCAACCCAAGACATCAAACTTCTGAGCCGTTCAAAAGCCAGGTGATTTTATCTGACTCAGGCGGTCGCTTTTACATTCGTTTGGACTGAGTCCATTCTTTTGTGCTAATCGAGAAGGCCCTTTTATATCTTCTAGTTTATCAATAGCGACTAATTTATTGATACACTTCTGTTTACTCCGCCACTTAGCTTTCTCCTTACCTTCACCAGGCTTCAGTTTCCTGGGTAGAAACAGTGTCTTGGTAAGTCGAAAATGGTCCCCCATTTTTTAAGCGCATTTGTCCTAAGAGAATTTCGCAATAACCGATTTCTTACTTCCAAACTATTCCCGAAGAATTGTTGTTGACACAACTCATCCAAAGTATTACCATTGCACTTTATTCTCATTCCTGACGAAAAATCACGCTTACTTTTTGTTGACTATGACCGGATTTGATCCTGTGAAGGCAGTATGCCGTGCTGTCGTTCTGACGTCATTTATCTTTTGTACCGGCCATTGGTGCTCTGGGCAAAACCAGGTCCTTGGTATTTCGGAGGCAGTAAATACCGGTCTTAAAAACTACCAGACGATCCAGGCCAAGCGCAATTACTATTATGCATCGTCTGCCCTGCTGAAAAACACGAAGAACGAATACCTTCCGAACCTGATCGCCTCATTGCAACAGGATTATGGAACCGTAAATAGTCAGTATGGTCCGCTCGGTGCTGTAGGTATTGCCGGTGCCGGTGGCGGTTTGGCCGCAGCTTCTTCCGGGCCTCTGTCCACATCGCAAAGTTGGAATGCTGCTTTTGGCGCGCTTTACCTCGCTACGGTGAACTGGGAATTTTATTCGTTCGGCCGCGTGCGTTCTAAAATAAAAATGTCTGGTGCACAAGCCAACCGTGACTCTGCCGACCTGGTGCAAGAGCAGTTCATTCACAGTGTCCGCGTATCGGGCGCTTACCTCAACTTGCTGGTAGCGCAGCGCCTGATGACGGTAGCTCAATCGAATCTGAACAGAACGGTTTATACACAGCAAGCGGTCAGGGCAAGAACCCGGGCCGGTTTGAATCCGGGAGTAGATTCGGCACAAGCCAATTCGGAAGTGTCACGTGCAATGCTGGCGCTGATCGAGGCAAGCAATAGCGAACAACAGACCCGAAACATACTCGCCCAGTACCTTAAAGTAGCCCCGGACCCTTTCTTATTGGATACAACATTGTTTAACCGGACACCTTCCGAGTTTAAGACAACATCTACTGCAGCTGACAATCCGCAAGCAAAATTTTATAAAAGCCGTTTGGAATTCAGTGACCGCACGGCTTCATTTCTTAAGAAGAGCATTCTTCCCGGTTTCAATTTTTTCAGTGTTCTTCAAACAAGGGCATCAGGATTTGCCAATAACTATACACCGGATTTTCCCGAGCGCTATTCCAAAAGCTACCTCGATGGAGTCAACCCCACACGAAGCAATTATTTATTAGGCGTTTCTTTGTCATGGAATGTGATGAGCATGCCTAAAATACAGCAGCAGGTCAATGCACAGCGGTTTGTTTCTGCCGCTTATCAAAATGAATATGACCTGATCGAGACTCAACTACGGGATCAACTGATCCTGGCAGATCAAAAAATTGCAAACTGTCTGCTGAGTGTAAGAGAAGTGCCCTTTCAACTGAAGGCTGCTTCGGATGCCTACATTCAGAAAAGTGCACTCTATAAAAACGGGCTTACTACACTGGTCGACTTGCAACAGGCACTCTATGCACTCAGTCGTGCAGAAGCGGATATGAGCGTGGCATATATTAACCTATGGCTGGCCTTACTTCAGAAAGCGGCCGCTTCCGGTGATTTTGACTTATTCATTAAACAAGCAGGCCGCCTATGAACCTGATCCGATTTGCCCTGCGAAAACCTATCAGCATCCTGGTGATTGTAGCCGGTTTGTTCTTTTTTGGAATTAATGCCGTGCGAAATATCAAGATTGATATTTTTCCTTCACTCAATTTGCCGGTGATCTATTTGTCGCATCCTTTTGGCGGTTATTCTCCTTCGCAGATGGAAGCGTTCTTCGGCAAGCCTTATGTAAACCTGATGCTGTTTGTCTCCGGTGTGAAGAGCATCGAAACCAGGAACATCCAGGGCCTCACACTGATGAAGCTGACGTTTTATGAAGGAACCAACATGGCACAGGCGGCAGCAGAAGTCTCCGCATTCAGCAACCGTGCACAGGCGGGTTTTCCTCCGGGTAGTAATCCTCCATTTATCATCCGCTTTGATGCTTCAACATTGCCTGTCGGTCAATTGGTGTTGAGCAGCAAAGTGAGATCGAACAATGAACTGCTGGACATGGCCAACGTCTATGTGCGCTCTTCGTTTACCTCTATTCCCGGACTAGTCTCCCCTGCTCCATTTGGAGGAAACATACGCACCGTTGTAGTCAAAGTTGACCCGGAGTTGCTGCGTACACATAATCTCACACCTGACCAGATTGTCGAAGCCATTCGTGTAAACAACCAAACGTCTCCTGCGGGCAATGTTCGTATCAATGACTATAATTACCTCACTCCCACCAACACTACGATCAAGACAATAAAGGATTTTGAAACTATTCCGTTGTTCAGGGGAAGTGCATCGAATCTTTATCTGCGCGATGTGGCCACAGTGGAAGATGGCTCCGACATTAATACAGGATACGCACTTGTTAACGGAAAGCGTTCGGTATATCTGCCTGTAACGAAATCGGCCGATGCTTCCACCTGGGAAGTGGTGCAAAACCTGAAGAAAGCAATCCCCCGCTTTCAGAGCCTGCTGCCAGACGATGTTGAATTGTCTTATGAATTTGATCAATCTGTTTATGTGATCAACTCCGTAAAAAGTTTAGTCAGTGAAGGCGTGATCGGTGCTTTGCTCACAGGGCTGATGGTGCTACTTTTTTTGAAAGATCCCCGCGGGGCACTCATTGTAATTCTCACTATTCCGACATCCATCATTTCAGGGATCTTGTTTTTGTCGTTGTTCAACCAGACGATCAACATCATGACACTGAGCGGGCTGTCGCTTGCCATCGGTATCCTGGTAGATGAGTCCACTGTTACGATAGAGAACATTCACCAGCATTTCGACATGGGCAAGCCCAAGGCTCTTGCCATCTGGGATGCCTGCAAGGAAATTGCTTTTCCCAAGTTGCTGATCCTGTTTTGTATCCTCGCGGTATTTGCACCTGCATTTACTATGTCTGGAATCCCGGGAGCATTGTTCCTTCCACTCGCCATGGCCATTGCATTCTCCATGATCACTTCCTACTTCCTGGCGCAGACGTTTGTTCCAATCATGGCCAACTGGATCATGAAGAACCGGCATGAGAAAGCACAGGCAGGAGTTGCCGATGGAACCGAAGGAGCAGACGTATGGGAACAGAAGAAACAAATGCTTCACAAGGAAGAAAACCTGTTGACGCCTTTCGAACGGTTGCGAAACAGGTTCATTCGTTTCCTTAACCGGATGATCCCTTATCAAAAAATAATTGTGGCATCGTACGTGTTGGTGATTTCCGGACTCGTTGTTCTTTTACTGGCTTCTATTGGCAAAGATGTATTGCCCAAAGTCAACAGCGGCCAGTTCCAGGTACGCATCAAGGCTAAGGAAGGAACCCGTATGGAACGGACCGAAGTCATTTTATTGAAGACGGTGAATGCGTTGAGAGAGCTTGTGGGTAAAGAGAACATTGCTATCACTTCTTCTTATGTGGGCCAACACCCGGGGCAGTTCTCTTCGAACCCGATCTACCTCTTCATGAGCGGACCTCACGAGGCTGTTCTGCAAGTGAACCTTGAAGAGGACTATGAAGAAAACCTGGACGACCTCAAAGAACGCTTCCGAATCAAAATGAAAGAAGTGCTGCCCGATGTCAAACTTTCGTTCGAGCCGATCCAACTTACCGATAAAATCCTGAGTCAGGGAGCTGCAACACCAATTGAAGTGCGGATTATAGGAAAGAATAAAAAACAGAACGAGATCTATGCGGCTAAAGTCGTTGAAAGACTTCGTAAAATCTCTTTCCTTCGTGATGTACAGCTGGCACAGCCGGTGAAGTATCCTTCGCTGAACATCGATATTGACCGTACCCGGGCAGCTCAGCTGAGTGTTGAAATTTCTGATATCTCGCGTTCGCTGATTGCTTCTACATCGTCTTCGAGATTTACCGAAAAGAATATCTGGCTCGATGAGAAGGTCGGGTTGAGCTACAGCGTACAAGTACAAATCCCTGAAAACAAGATGAACAGCGTTGACGAGCTGGGCGAAATCCCTGTGCTCCGCAATTCGTTACGTCCGGTCTTAAGTGATGTAGCCACTATTCAGCAAGACACCACGTATGGTGAAAACGATAACATTGGGGCTATCCCTTACCTATCAGTTACTGCAAATCTTCACAAGATTGATTTGGGTACAGCGCAAAAAGAAGTCGATAAAGTGCTAAGCAACATTGGTAAACTTCCGCGCGGACTCTCCATCGAGACGAAAGGACTGACACAGGTGCTGAATGAAACGTTGAGCAGCCTCCAGGCAGGATTGATTGTGGCTATTGTTGTGATCTTCCTGATGCTCGCAGCAAATTTCCAGTCGTTTAAAGTTTCACTGGTGGTGCTTGCTACTATCCCGGCTGTAGTGCTTGGCTCATTGATATTATTGCTGATCACCGGATCGACACTTAATCTGCAATCGTACATGGGTATTATCATGTCGGTGGGGGTCTCTATTGCGAACTCCGTACTGCTCATAACCAATGCCGAGCAACTCCGCTTGCACAAGACTAGCGCGTGGGAGGCGGCAGAAGAAGCTGCTGCCCTTCGGTTGCGTCCCATCCTGATGACAACGATCGCCATGGTTGCGGGTATGGTTCCTATGGCATTGGGATTTGGCGAAGGAGGAGATCAGGCTTCACCACTTGGTCGCGCAGTAATTGGTGGATTGATCGCATCTACTTTTGCGGCACTGTTCATCCTGCCACTCGCATTCTCCTGGGTGCTTGGAAAAACATCAACCGAGTCGGTATCACTGGACCCTGAGGACAAAGAAAGCAAACATTATACTCCATCATAATAAGTATGACATTGAATAAGGAAGACTATAGAAAATTTGCCGTTGCTTTTGCTGTGATTTGTTGTTCGTTCCTTCTTCTGCAATGTAAATCGGCAGAAGAAAAGAGCAAAAAAAAGGAGCAGGCCGCACCTGCCATCGAGACCTTTGAACTTGGTGCAGGAAAGATCACTACTTCATTGAAAATTCCGGGGGAGCTGGTTTCCTTCCGGGACGTAGACGTGTATGCAAAGGTCAGCAGCTTTGTGAAGCAGATCAATGCGGATATCGGTACCGAAGTAAATGAGGGTCAACTGTTGGCCGTGATGGAAGCCCCGGAAATCGTATCACAGCTGATGGCAGCGGAGTCGCGTCTGAAATCGCAACAGGCAATTCACCTGGCGAGCAAAGCCAACTATGACCGATTGGTAGCAACCAGTAAAACACCCGGGACTATTTCACAAAACGATCTGGACCTTGCACTTTCAAAAATGAATTCGGATTATGCTCAACTGGAAGCTGCACAGGCTTCGAAGCGCGAAATAGCTGCGATGCAAAATTATCTGGAGATCCGCGCACCATTCAGTGGTATAATCAGCGCACGCAACGTAAGTCTTGGCGCCTATGTCGGGCCTTCTGGCAAAGGTTCGGAATTTCCAATGTTCACGCTCAACGAGCAGAAACGCCTTCGCCTGGTGGTGTATGTACCGGACGCGTATTCGAACTACATTCATTCAAATGATGACATTCAGTTTACAGTGAAGGGCCTTCCCAACGAAAAATTTACTGTGAAAGTGAAACGACTGGCCGGTGCCCTGGATAAAAAACTCCGCGCTCAACGCATCGAAATGGATGTGATTAACGATAGCAAAAAGCTCCTTCCGGGAATGATCGCCGAAGTAAGCTTCGCATTTAATTCTGATCAGAATGCATTGATTGTTCCAAAGTCAGCTGTGGTCAATTCCACAGAGCGGTTTTTTGTTATAAGGATCAACAACAATAAGGCAGAATGGGTTGATGTTAAGAAAGGGCTCGACAATGGTCGTGAAGCAGAGATTTTCGGAGCACTGAAACAAGGCGACATCCTCGTAACCTCGGCCAACGAAGAGATACGGAATGGCCAGGAGGTTACTAATATGATCTCATCCGCAAAACCGAAGTAACAGTCTTCTGTAAGCTATAATCTTCAGCTACAATTTACTTATGTATCACCTCCCGCACTGAGTTAAATGGAACAGAGGCTGGCACCGATTGCTTTGCAAATATTTTAGCTTCCTCGTCTTCATAGTCGAACTGTTTTTGATTGATCACCGGAAGCATAGTATCAAAAAAGCCAATGATCAGGAGCCCGTTCGGTTTCAATGCTGAATAAAACTTGGAGAGTATCTTTTCTTTGGCACTGTTATCAAAGTAGATCATTACATTTCTGCAGAAGATGATGTCGTAAAAATTAGTCTCCATGACAGGATCGGTGACGAGGTTGTGATAGGAGAAACTAACATGTTGTATCAACTCCGGACTCATGTGTGCCATCTTTCCATCGGACTGAAAGTAATTGCTTAATGTACTCCCACGATTGTATTCAGCATACTGCCTTTCGTTTTCCAGCATTTTTATTTTATGATAAAGTCCATCCTTTGCAATGGCGATGGCTTCCTGATTGATGTCCGTTGCAATTGCTTTTGCCTTCATTGACATCTGGAGTTCTTTCAAAAGAATTCCCATCGAGTAAACTTCTTCTCCTGTCGAGCATCCGGCATGCCAGATTTTAATCTCCCTGCTATTTGAATATTTGCGTTGTAAAATACCCTTCAATGTTTTCCAAAAAGGAGGATCGCGAAACATCGAAGTCATACCCACGCTGATATCGTTCATGAATGTGAATACGAAGTTCCGGTCATGAAGGAATTTTCCCCAGAGCTCAAATGTGGATTTGAAATTATACAGGTTCATGATCCGGATGATCCTTCGCCTGAAGGATTTAGGTTCATAACACGTAAAGTCAATTCCGTACCGGATCAGTATACTCTGAGCCAGAGACTTTACTTCTTCATCTGAAACGTCAACTACCTCCATAATTTTAAACGGCTGCCATCATTGGGATTTTACTCTGGTCTGCTTCCCGTGCAAGCACCAGAATGTATTTGGAAATCTGTCCATCGAGTCCACGTGATTTTGAAATTGATGCCTCATAGGCCACTACCTGGTTATTGATTTTGACAGGCAGGACAGTGCTTAGGTTTCCACGGGATAAGATATCCTGAATGGCGGGCCCTTTGATATCTCCTTCGTGAATAAAATCATACATGGACCTGCCGCGAAGCTGAAGACGATTAATGCCAAACAGTTTCATGAACCTGTCATTTGCCGTTTTGCAGACAAACTGTTCGTTAAATTCAGCCACAGATACTGTTGCCTTCAGTGCATTCACCATTTCGGTAAGATCGTTTGCGCGTTCTTTCTCCTGCGTTGTGAATTGCGCCAGCATCATAATCCTTTCAATGTTACCTTCAAGACCTATGATCGGATTGAATGTACCCGTAAGCCAACTCTCCTGTCCTTGCTTATCTCTTAATCTGAATTCTCCGGAGAAAAACTTGCCGAGTTTTAAACTTTCCCACATCATCCGTGCTGAGCTCTCTTCAGGCATGAGTTGCAGATAGCCGCACCCCGCCAGCTCTTCGTTGGTATAACCCAACAGCTTTAGGAAAATATCATTTGCAGTCGTGAAATTTCCGTCTATTGTGAATTCAGCGGAAGCGATGGTAATATTGATAGCAGCGAGATAATTATCGATCTCTACCTGCTTGCGCTTTGTTTGCTCCTGTGTAATCGCAAGCTCTTCCAGGTTTTGTTTCATCTCTTCTTCGCGTGACTGCAACTCGGTTGTCAGTGTCTTGGACTCGCTGAGCAGCAACTTAGTCTTTTCAAAATTCTTGATTGATTCAATTTCTGATGCGATAATTTCACACACCTTTTTCAAGAAATCTGTTTGGTATGGCTCCAGGATTTTAAAAGATCCCAATTCAATGGCTCCATAAAATACATCGCGGATCATAAGTGGGGCTACCACAATATTGCGAGGCGTGGCATAACCAAGCCCTGATGTAATGCGAACATACTCTTTCGGAACGTCAGTGATGAAAATAAAATCTTTCTCCAGCATACACTGGCCAAGAAGCCCCTGTCCAACTTCAATGCGGCCTTCCAAATATTTTCTACGCTCGTACGCGTAACAGGCAATCAGTTCAAGATACCTGTTGCGATCATCATCAAGGCTCTCCAGGAAAAGGCCGCCCTGATTCAGTCCCATATATTTAACCAGCGTACTTATAATTGAATTCCCAAACTCCTTCAGATCAGTCTTGTTGGCCAGAAGTTTGCTGAACATAGCAAGGCCTTCCGAAGCCCAGTGCCTCTGTGATTCTTCCGTCTTAATCCGTGTGATCATTTTACTTGCTTCGGCAAGGGCATGGCCGACCGCGTCATTCTGCAGTAACGGATCCAGTGCCCCCACTTCTTCATGTTGTCCAAGCTTAATAATGCTGCTGATCGAAAGTTGCATTTTCCGGTTCTGATCATCCAGCCCCTGGTATATCTCTGAAATTGTTGTGGAGAGATTGTGGCCCGGATTGACTTTATCCCGGTAGAGACGGGTATGAACCTCTGACCCGAAGTCAGCAATCAGCTTTCTGACCATTGCTAAAAATGCCAATGTGCCGGCAACGGTAACAGCAATTGAATAATTTAGTTGGTATTGCGATAATAGAATCACAAGAGCAGTCCAGGCTGCAAAGGCAATGGAAAGGACAATGAGTTTGTTTTTCATAGGGGTTAGACTCCGGCTGCTTTCTCTTCCGGAATAAGATCAAAAATCCTGGAGCTAAGCTTCCAGATAAATTGGGGATGTACTTCTTCATGATTATCGAACCTGAAGTTGGCCATCGAATAAACGATACTGAAATGCTCGTTTGATTCACTTGCATCGTTCAGAAAATAATCGTACAGATCTTTGCCGTGCATCTTCTTCAGTTTTGGAACATCTCCATAGACAACGGCATTCATCGAGTCGGAAATGGAAGATATTACCGAAGCCGAAAGGATGTTATCGATTTCGAGTAGCAATGCCTCCTTCAGATCATCGGAGAATTTTCCTTTGCTTGCCACCGATCTGAAAATTTCATCAGCTTCAGACTGACTGAATATGAGATAACTTTTTCCTGAGAAATCACCCATGAGTTGGGTGATCAGAACAAACACCTGCTCGTCACCTTCGGAGACATACGAGAAGTCGGTATCATGACGTATCACCAAGGATTGCAGCGTGCTGATCCTGATGTTCCGGTTAACTATTTTGGAAAAGGATTGTGCGGCATTTTCAAATCCTCTGTTAAGAGAATGAGCTATAAAGGTTTCGCGTTGTTT
Proteins encoded in this window:
- a CDS encoding chemotaxis protein R; the encoded protein is MEVVDVSDEEVKSLAQSILIRYGIDFTCYEPKSFRRRIIRIMNLYNFKSTFELWGKFLHDRNFVFTFMNDISVGMTSMFRDPPFWKTLKGILQRKYSNSREIKIWHAGCSTGEEVYSMGILLKELQMSMKAKAIATDINQEAIAIAKDGLYHKIKMLENERQYAEYNRGSTLSNYFQSDGKMAHMSPELIQHVSFSYHNLVTDPVMETNFYDIIFCRNVMIYFDNSAKEKILSKFYSALKPNGLLIIGFFDTMLPVINQKQFDYEDEEAKIFAKQSVPASVPFNSVREVIHK
- a CDS encoding secretion protein HlyD, with amino-acid sequence MTLNKEDYRKFAVAFAVICCSFLLLQCKSAEEKSKKKEQAAPAIETFELGAGKITTSLKIPGELVSFRDVDVYAKVSSFVKQINADIGTEVNEGQLLAVMEAPEIVSQLMAAESRLKSQQAIHLASKANYDRLVATSKTPGTISQNDLDLALSKMNSDYAQLEAAQASKREIAAMQNYLEIRAPFSGIISARNVSLGAYVGPSGKGSEFPMFTLNEQKRLRLVVYVPDAYSNYIHSNDDIQFTVKGLPNEKFTVKVKRLAGALDKKLRAQRIEMDVINDSKKLLPGMIAEVSFAFNSDQNALIVPKSAVVNSTERFFVIRINNNKAEWVDVKKGLDNGREAEIFGALKQGDILVTSANEEIRNGQEVTNMISSAKPK
- a CDS encoding RND transporter, whose product is MNLIRFALRKPISILVIVAGLFFFGINAVRNIKIDIFPSLNLPVIYLSHPFGGYSPSQMEAFFGKPYVNLMLFVSGVKSIETRNIQGLTLMKLTFYEGTNMAQAAAEVSAFSNRAQAGFPPGSNPPFIIRFDASTLPVGQLVLSSKVRSNNELLDMANVYVRSSFTSIPGLVSPAPFGGNIRTVVVKVDPELLRTHNLTPDQIVEAIRVNNQTSPAGNVRINDYNYLTPTNTTIKTIKDFETIPLFRGSASNLYLRDVATVEDGSDINTGYALVNGKRSVYLPVTKSADASTWEVVQNLKKAIPRFQSLLPDDVELSYEFDQSVYVINSVKSLVSEGVIGALLTGLMVLLFLKDPRGALIVILTIPTSIISGILFLSLFNQTINIMTLSGLSLAIGILVDESTVTIENIHQHFDMGKPKALAIWDACKEIAFPKLLILFCILAVFAPAFTMSGIPGALFLPLAMAIAFSMITSYFLAQTFVPIMANWIMKNRHEKAQAGVADGTEGADVWEQKKQMLHKEENLLTPFERLRNRFIRFLNRMIPYQKIIVASYVLVISGLVVLLLASIGKDVLPKVNSGQFQVRIKAKEGTRMERTEVILLKTVNALRELVGKENIAITSSYVGQHPGQFSSNPIYLFMSGPHEAVLQVNLEEDYEENLDDLKERFRIKMKEVLPDVKLSFEPIQLTDKILSQGAATPIEVRIIGKNKKQNEIYAAKVVERLRKISFLRDVQLAQPVKYPSLNIDIDRTRAAQLSVEISDISRSLIASTSSSRFTEKNIWLDEKVGLSYSVQVQIPENKMNSVDELGEIPVLRNSLRPVLSDVATIQQDTTYGENDNIGAIPYLSVTANLHKIDLGTAQKEVDKVLSNIGKLPRGLSIETKGLTQVLNETLSSLQAGLIVAIVVIFLMLAANFQSFKVSLVVLATIPAVVLGSLILLLITGSTLNLQSYMGIIMSVGVSIANSVLLITNAEQLRLHKTSAWEAAEEAAALRLRPILMTTIAMVAGMVPMALGFGEGGDQASPLGRAVIGGLIASTFAALFILPLAFSWVLGKTSTESVSLDPEDKESKHYTPS